In one Myxocyprinus asiaticus isolate MX2 ecotype Aquarium Trade chromosome 1, UBuf_Myxa_2, whole genome shotgun sequence genomic region, the following are encoded:
- the LOC127448093 gene encoding histone H2A-like translates to MSARGKTGSKTRAKAKTRSSRAGLQFPIGRVHRLLHKGNYAELNLTAEILELAGNAAQDNKKTRIIPRYLQLAVQNDEELNKLFGGVTIAQGGVLPNIQAVLLPKETEKTIKK, encoded by the exons ATGAGCGCCAGAGGTAAAACCGGCAGTAAAACAAGAGCGAAGGCTAAAACTCGTTCATCCAGGGCAGGACTGCAGTTCCCCATCGGTCGTGTGCATAGGCTGCTCCACAAAGGAAACTATGCAGAACTT AATCTCACCGCTGAGATTCTGGAGTTGGCCGGAAACGCCGCTCAGGACAACAAGAAGACTCGTATCATTCCCCGTTACCTGCAGCTGGCAGTGCAGAATGACGAGGAGTTGAACAAACTCTTTGGTGGAGTGACCATCGCTCAGGGTGGTGTGCTGCCCAACATCCAGGCTGTGCTGCTGCCCAAGGAGACCGAGAAGACCATCAAGAAGTAA